One Spea bombifrons isolate aSpeBom1 chromosome 1, aSpeBom1.2.pri, whole genome shotgun sequence DNA window includes the following coding sequences:
- the LOC128468087 gene encoding vomeronasal type-2 receptor 26-like — protein MVKTLEEQEEAREETVLWERTQTQRKWVEKIRSSALKNIVGNFTEWAPDGQQLIIDSHLAIWRNKDNQIPRSQCSENCLPGYRKVLRPGTQICCYDCVRCSEGEISNRSDSENCIVCPSDKWSNEKRDRCIPKSVEFLSYLDAVAAVLSFVSILFCLVTVVILLIFIVFRDTPIVKANNKNLSFLLLVSIMLSFLCVFLFLGRPEDVTCMLRQTAFGVLFSLAVSCILSKTIMIYIVFRATKPGSSWANWVSVKVSNSIVLLCSSIQVIINISWLAISPPFQELDMRSYQGKIIIQCNEGSVIAFYCVLGYMGLLAALSFIIAFLARTLPDSFNEAKYITFSMLVFCSVWIAMIPAYLSTKGKNMVAVEIFAIVASSAGLVGCIFIPKCYIILLRQELNTKTYLLGSRIKGLTK, from the exons TCTGCATTGAAAAACATTGTGGGTAACTTCACTGAGTGGGCTCCAGATGGTCAGCAGCTCATCATTGACTCGCATTTAGCAATATGGAGGAACAAAGACAACCAG atTCCAAGGTCTCAGTGTTCAGAGAACTGTTTGCCTGGATATCGAAAAGTCCTGAGACCTGGAACACAAATCTGCTGCTACGACTGTGTCCGGTGCTCAGAGGGAGAGATATCCAACAGATCTG ACAGTGAGAACTGCATTGTTTGCCCAAGTGATAAATGGTCTAATGAGAAAAGGGATCGGTGTATTCCAAAATCGGTGGAGTTTCTATCATATTTGGATGCAGTTGCTGCTGTTTTATCTTTTGTATCAATTCTGTTTTGTCTTGTAACTGTTGTAATATTACTGATCTTCATTGTCTTCAGAGATACCCCAATTGTGAAAGCCAATAACAAGAACCTCAGCTTCCTCCTCTTGGTCTCCATCATGCTGAGCTttctctgtgtgtttttgttcctcGGTCGTCCTGAGGATGTAACCTGCATGCTGCGCCAAACTGCTTTTGGTGTCCTCTTCTCATTAGCCGTGTCTTGTATTTTAAGCAAAACAATCATGATCTATATTGTTTTCAGAGCCACGAAACCCGGCAGCTCCTGGGCAAACTGGGTCAGTGTGAAAGTCTCCAATTCTATAGTACTGCTCTGCTCATCCATTCaagttatcattaatatttcctGGTTGGCCATTTCACCCCCATTTCAGGAGCTGGACATGCGCTCTTATCAGGGAAAGATCATCATTCAGTGTAATGAGGGCTCAGTTATTGCCTTCTACTGTGTCCTGGGTTATATGGGGCTTCTGGCAGCTCTTAgctttattatagcttttttagccaggacattaccggacagttttaatgaggccaagtacatcaccttcagcatgctggtgttctgcagcgTTTGGATTGCGATGATCCCGGCCTATCTGAGCACCAAAGGGAAGAACATGGTGGCCGTAGAGATTTTTGCCATAGTGGCTTCAAGTGCAGGACTTGTAggatgtatatttattccaaaatgcTATATAATTCTTTTGAGACAGGAattgaatacaaaaacatatttacttggAAGCAGAATTAAAGGTTTAACCAAATAG